In the Drosophila virilis strain 15010-1051.87 chromosome 4, Dvir_AGI_RSII-ME, whole genome shotgun sequence genome, atgtatatatttaaattacacagttttatttgttatataatttTGTGGGCTTTAGACGCGTCACGAtgtacaataataattatgcaTATTATTGGATCTATTAGGATTATTTACCGCTTAACCCAAAATGGTTTTTGGGTAGGTTCTCAGAGAGAACTGGAGAGTGGGAGAGCATAGTCCCCAGGATAAACTCTAGATGCTATAGATATCGAAAACTTGTAGTTTCTTGCACTTCGATTGTGGTTTCTTCTCTAAGTGGTAAGCTTTGGCATGCATTATATGTCATGATTTCTACggtacagatacatatatagtatatatctttatctatatctacatctatatctatctaggTGTGGTTGTCttcatgtatgtatatctatattgCCTGGTTATGATTAATCTGGATCTATCTATCGGCGTGTCCTTGCAGGCGGCACAGCTGGAGATTCTCCGCAAATACTTTCGATATCCTGTCGGTGGTGTTGATGGTGCTGGTGGTTACGTTTTATGTGGTCGGGTTAGAAGCACTTGTAGTACCATTCCAGCTGCTTGCGCTGCAGCTCCCACATAAGCTGGCTCTCTCAAATGGCCGCCTCCTGCAGGTTCTCCTTGTTCTTCTGCAGTAGTAGCAGCTCGCTGGGCGACTGCAGCGGCAACATGGTGGTCGGTCCCCCAACACCACcaccgacgccgccgccgccaccgccgatCAGCACTGTGGGACTGGGGCTGTCGTTGGCCTCCGGTCGATGCAGCTTGCTCTTGCAGTAGAATTGCTTGTGCGCCAGAAAGGTCTTCACATAGTTGAACGATATGTCGCAGGTGGAACAGTATTTCTTCATGGCCTCCGCAGCGCTCGGGCCGAGCGGCGAGTTGGCTATCGGCGGTGGCAGCGCGGGCGTCGACAGCTCCATGCCCATGTCCAGCGGCTCGGCCTTGATGTGCGTATGTGGCGTTCCAATCGGCGAATTGTTGTTCTCATGCACCAGACTTAGCGTGGCCACCGGCTGCTCCAAGGGCTCCGATTTGATGTGGAAGCTGCAAGAGATTAAGCAAGAGATCTTAAGTTGGCgctaatttgcattttaattttagaaaTTAATTCTATTTATAACCTCAACTCATTTTGAACTGTCATGGACTTAGAAATTAAGGAATCCAGgcatttagattttcatttctttaatGCCCATCGATAGTACGGATCCTTATGagttcaaaatggtataaaattccataatcggacattatttagcCGAGCTATATGCTTACCTGGCCTCGCGCTCGCCATTGACCAGGGCTACTTCGGGCAGGGCATGCGGATTGGCGTCAAGTTCGCGCGACTCAGGCGAAATGGAGGGCGAACTGAGGGCCACGTGCGGATGCAATAGCTTCATGTGGCGCAGCTGTGCGGGGCAAGCAATTCGTTAGAGTGACAGCTGCTTGGAATTAGGCTAAAGCGATGAATACTCACCACGTTGCCCTTGTAGGTGGAGGCATAGTTGCAGTGATCGCAGTTGAAGAGCTGGGCCGGATGCTGGTCGAGCTGCTCGACCTGTCCAGCCAGATCCAGGCTCAAGGCTGGCGGCGGTggctgcgctgctgcagctgctgctgcctgtccGGCTGCATCCTCCTCGAAGATGCAGGTCATGTAGTGCTCCTCGTTGACGTCGCTGGTCTTCTTGTCGAAATGGGTGCGTATGTGGGTGCGCATGCCGCGCAGCGTGTTGCCCTTGTACTGGCAGATGCTGCAGCGGAACGCCTTCACCGTGCCGTGCATCTCCATGTGCTTGCGTGCCAGCGCCGCGGTTGGGCTGATGACACCACAAACCGGACACTTGTTCACGCTGTTCGAACCGGCAACGACGGCGGGCGGCAGTTGGGGCGTGGCTGCCGGCAGAGGCGGCGGCGGTACAACGCAGGGCTGGCCCGGCTCATGCAGCGTCTTGCACTTGGCGCACTTCTCCTTAAGCTGGGGCACAGTTGCCGCCTCGGCGGGCGCCGCCGCgcttgctgcagctgccccgCCCTTGGGACAGTAATAGTTCTGATGGGCACGTAGATTATCCAGCGAGGTGTACTTGATGCCACAGGCGGCGCAGATGAGCTGCTGGTAGGCCACAGGCGTGGTCTCCGCGCCGCCCGGTCCGGCGCCTGGTCCACTGCGGTCCGCCGCCGCGGGCGGAGTCACCGCGCCGATCTTGGAATCAGCCTCGCCGGTCGGCTCCTGGTTGCGCGCGGAGCAATAGTGCTGCTTGTGGGCCAGATAGTTCTCGTACTTGCAGAAGACAATGTTGCACTCCTTGCACTTGGAGACGCCCTGCTTGACATAGATCTGCGGCTGTTGGCCGCCGGGCGCGACGCTATTGGCAGCGGCGCTGGCGGGAAAGCCCAGCTTGGTGGCCAGctcggcgctgctgctgctgcccgcgacggctgcggcggcggcagccgCCAGCTTGAGCGCCAGCTCGGGATTCGTTTTGGCCAGCAGCGATTCGGTTAGCGCAAAGTCCGCCGGCAGCATGGAGCGCAGTGGCGGTAGCTGGTCCAGCAGATGATGTGGCACGGCCACGCCCAGCGCCGGCGGCGACATGGAGGCAGCGCTGCCGGCGCCTGAGCTGCGCGGACTGATGGCGCGTCGCTTGGGCGAGGGACTCATCGAAGGGCTGCTGGGCAGCGAGGGCGCGCATACTATTTGCTCCGGCGTAACGCTGCCGCCGACTCCGCTCTCCAGATTCTCCTTGGCAGCGCCCAGTAGCGCCTCCTCGGCGTCCAGCAGCGCGGCGGAGCGCACCAGCCGTTGGCGCTGGAGCAGCGCGGCGATTGGCGAGCGGCGCAGCGACAGATCCAGCGGCGTAGTCTCACTGcgggagggagagagggatTAATAGAGGAATTTAAGCAAAGCTTAGCCCGTTGCAACGTACCGTGTGCCGCCGGCTTCCTTACGCTTCGGCTCCGGCGGACTGCTCTTGGGTTCCGGCTCCATGCCGCTTGAACGCTCTGGCTCCTGTGCGGGCAGgcccggctgctgctggctgctgttgctggccatTGGATTGGGCGTGGCCGTGGGCGTGGCGTTGCCTGTGAGCGCATTGATATTGAGAGCCGTGGCCAGCGGCTTGAGGGCGCCATTGTCGAGCGTAAAGCACGTGGATTCCGGATTGACAATGCCCGACGTGGAGGTGGTGCTGCAAAAGGACAACAATTGGAGAGAGTTAAACGAAATCCATGTAGTGTTAAgcataagaagaaaaaatgacGGTTCGAATCCACTTGTAcgaatttttattaatattttagaatAGTTTTAAGCTCATTTCCAAGCTCATTGTGATAGTTTATTAAAGCATCACGCTGAAGTTCGAAGACATTCACACAAATTAGGTTCGATCTGATCAAACATGTTCGAGCTAATTGGTTCGAGCTTATCAGTTCTAACTAAACGGTCGATCAGCTTGAGGTTATACttcaaaataaactgaattttTGATTAAGTCCAACGACTCAATTTTATTTCTGCAACTCCTTCGAACTCGAGCAGAACAGGTTTGAGTCTTGACTAATTGTTAAAGTATTCATTTCGTTACGTTTGACTCATTGCTGAGCTCTAGTTCGAACCCTGAACCTAAGCAGAAACAACTTTTACATTTGGATTTGCTGTCGAGGTTATATTTATCGAGCAATACTCACAGTGGACCCGGTATTAGGCTGGCTGCGCGTATGAGCGAGCAGGGCACTATAATGAT is a window encoding:
- the ush gene encoding zinc finger protein ush, which codes for MSRRKQSNPKPLNKGDCSDTTEEMTVDSRESKDLGAHELSEEKQQPQQQLEDEQLENQNQTSNASEQPEETDMDQDMVEEVQAAQEASVADSSTTPPRSPTPELVPKLERADTPVTPPSAAATPSPPATPTPPTMLPKLRLNALLASDPALKPDAKELHPHEPRLLAPPPQLAKPEQSLPDASSLVEPLLKPARFMCLPCGIAFSSPSTLEAHQAYYCSHRNKDADEEQTPAGDKLTSGTAAGAGSGSNANSSSSGGSSGSEPPAKMARTGKQYACTQCSYSADKKVSLNRHMRMHQTSPAAPSLNSLVANGGVAGVATAGALEESSSQQIDRYCSDCDIRFNNIKTYRAHKQHYCSSRRSDGQLTPKPESGAGTGPPVATPAPTATAAGKHSGAHSPQSTRNKTPTPAMVAAAAAAAAAAAAAAASLQVAPPQPFLALPTNPIIIVPCSLIRAASLIPGPLTTSTSGIVNPESTCFTLDNGALKPLATALNINALTGNATPTATPNPMASNSSQQQPGLPAQEPERSSGMEPEPKSSPPEPKRKEAGGTRETTPLDLSLRRSPIAALLQRQRLVRSAALLDAEEALLGAAKENLESGVGGSVTPEQIVCAPSLPSSPSMSPSPKRRAISPRSSGAGSAASMSPPALGVAVPHHLLDQLPPLRSMLPADFALTESLLAKTNPELALKLAAAAAAAVAGSSSSAELATKLGFPASAAANSVAPGGQQPQIYVKQGVSKCKECNIVFCKYENYLAHKQHYCSARNQEPTGEADSKIGAVTPPAAADRSGPGAGPGGAETTPVAYQQLICAACGIKYTSLDNLRAHQNYYCPKGGAAAASAAAPAEAATVPQLKEKCAKCKTLHEPGQPCVVPPPPLPAATPQLPPAVVAGSNSVNKCPVCGVISPTAALARKHMEMHGTVKAFRCSICQYKGNTLRGMRTHIRTHFDKKTSDVNEEHYMTCIFEEDAAGQAAAAAAAQPPPPALSLDLAGQVEQLDQHPAQLFNCDHCNYASTYKGNVLRHMKLLHPHVALSSPSISPESRELDANPHALPEVALVNGEREASFHIKSEPLEQPVATLSLVHENNNSPIGTPHTHIKAEPLDMGMELSTPALPPPIANSPLGPSAAEAMKKYCSTCDISFNYVKTFLAHKQFYCKSKLHRPEANDSPSPTVLIGGGGGGVGGGVGGPTTMLPLQSPSELLLLQKNKENLQEAAI